A DNA window from Brassica napus cultivar Da-Ae chromosome C1, Da-Ae, whole genome shotgun sequence contains the following coding sequences:
- the LOC125579939 gene encoding uncharacterized protein LOC125579939: MDYLFWRKSNIVEPNLDWGPYPWIIWYIWKAINDKLFRKIDRDPLELVRYSESECQAWFNANEMVPSTPQDHSIDKPQVLSLGNIYMIDGSWTFTAQFSGCGWTWIDNLGKVQLMGTRNYIRRESALHSEVEPLRWAMESMLQHSTCHSFGTYCKDLIAMIKES; encoded by the coding sequence ATGGATTATCTCTTCTGGAGAAAGAGCAACATTGTCGAGCCAAATTTAGATTGGggtccttatccctggataatctggtacatttggaaggcaaTAAATGATAAACTTTTTAGGAAAATAGAcagagatcctttggagctaGTTCGCTATTCAGAGAGTGAGTGTCAAGCCTGGTTCAATGCAAACGAGATGGTTCCATCAACTCCACAAGACCATAGTATTGACAAACctcaagtcttaagcttgggcAATATTTACATGATAGACGGGTCATGGACTTTTACAGCACAGTTTAGCGGGTGTGGATGGACTTGGATAGACAACTTGGGAAAGGTTCAACTTATGGGGACACGAAACTATATTCGGCGAGAGTCTGCCCTGCATTCAGAAGTGGAACCACTGAGAtgggcaatggagagcatgCTTCAGCACTCGACATGTCACAGCTTCGGAACGTACTGCAAGGATTTGATCGCCATGATTAAGGAGTCCTGA